A window of Zavarzinella sp. contains these coding sequences:
- a CDS encoding DUF6572 domain-containing protein has protein sequence MASEAPIQNIDQIDIVGKRKDGGVDLVIVASSPVTASPEHQQLLLDKIQSYLEQCNSPGFRDEFGYDAKVRILINFSQQPDPVIVELLKRSASWVLDNNAELAAKVGH, from the coding sequence ATGGCATCTGAAGCACCAATTCAAAACATCGACCAAATCGACATCGTCGGCAAGCGTAAGGATGGGGGCGTGGATCTCGTGATTGTGGCTTCTTCGCCTGTAACGGCATCCCCAGAGCACCAACAACTGCTACTCGACAAGATTCAAAGCTACTTGGAGCAATGCAATTCCCCCGGCTTCAGAGACGAGTTTGGCTACGATGCAAAGGTGCGTATCCTGATCAACTTCTCCCAGCAGCCCGATCCGGTGATTGTTGAACTCCTAAAACGCTCAGCGTCTTGGGTGCTTGATAATAATGCCGAACTTGCCGCCAAAGTGGGTCACTAA
- a CDS encoding VOC family protein, which translates to MTFPVSHIDHCSVIITNVQSSRHFYGELLGLREIPAPKSFDFVALWYDLGGTYLHLLLKPEADTISPRHFCLHVDSIAEARTHMQERGIPIAETVKIPGAERFFINDPDGNRIEVLQWERPYHPETDGAYRA; encoded by the coding sequence ATGACCTTTCCAGTCAGCCACATTGATCATTGCTCTGTTATTATTACAAATGTGCAATCGTCAAGGCATTTCTATGGCGAACTGCTTGGGCTGCGGGAGATTCCCGCACCGAAGAGCTTCGATTTTGTGGCACTGTGGTACGATTTGGGCGGCACTTACCTGCATTTACTGCTGAAACCAGAAGCCGATACGATCAGCCCACGGCACTTCTGCCTGCATGTTGATTCGATTGCGGAGGCACGCACCCACATGCAGGAACGTGGGATTCCGATTGCCGAAACGGTTAAAATCCCTGGTGCAGAACGCTTCTTCATTAACGATCCGGATGGCAACCGCATTGAGGTGCTGCAATGGGAACGCCCCTACCACCCCGAAACAGACGGGGCCTATCGCGCGTAG
- the mutS gene encoding DNA mismatch repair protein MutS, protein MSTPMMQQYREAKERHPGMILLFRMGDFFETFEEDAELVAKVLGLTLTSRDKQIPMAGFPHHALENHLRSLLKRGHRVAICDQVEDASQAKGLVKREVTRIVTPGTITEDSLLDASQPNRIAAIIPVGNQLGVAWVEATTGELFAADFSTSALIDEISRLNLAECLVGEADSSRLPSELLAALPVGITKRPDWTFDNHTAREILFKHFGVLTVSGFGFEDQQPCLVAAGGLIHYLQETMKAELTHIRRLNPYYHDKHLRLDAVTRRSLELTKTIRDGQKDGSLLSVVDRTVTPMGARMLHDALVAPLAERQEIERRLDAVAELLTETNTRREIRDILSEVPDIQRLTTKVSTGRATPKDLAAIRRAVRLLPKLKAKIAGRKAAPLVDLGNKLELCPDLRELLDRALVDDPPYNPRDGGVIREGFSPTLDEYRVINREGKQWLANYQAEEIARTGIPTLKVGFNQVHGYFIEITNTHAAKVPDDFIRRQTLKNAERYITPKLKEYEEKAVTAQEKSLQLELDLFQQVREQIAQNTVRLLELADLLALLDFFAGLAELAANKRYVRPLLVDEPELLEIREGRHPVLDQTLPPGTLVPNDVVLTPDTGLFWLITGPNMSGKSVFIKQVALIVLLAQMGSFVPAAAAKIGLVDRIFTRVGASDELAKGHSTFMVEMTEAANILNNATASSLVILDEIGRGTSTYDGVSLAWAISEHLHDEIRCRCMFATHYHELSQLAESLHYLRNYHVQVQELDNDVVFLHKIASGSAERSYGVHVAKLAGMPPTVLERSQVILEQLESRHQLPQSNVRFVVSPPERKRKPRNSSAAGPGLFDSSTE, encoded by the coding sequence ATGAGCACACCAATGATGCAGCAGTACCGGGAGGCGAAAGAACGCCATCCCGGGATGATTCTGCTCTTTCGCATGGGCGATTTCTTCGAAACTTTCGAGGAAGATGCGGAATTGGTGGCCAAAGTGCTCGGTCTGACCCTCACCAGTCGCGATAAACAGATTCCGATGGCTGGTTTCCCCCACCATGCACTGGAAAATCATCTGCGAAGCCTGTTGAAGCGTGGGCACCGCGTGGCAATTTGTGATCAGGTGGAAGATGCATCCCAAGCCAAGGGACTGGTCAAGCGGGAAGTGACCCGTATTGTCACCCCCGGCACCATTACTGAAGACAGTCTGCTGGATGCCAGCCAGCCGAATCGGATTGCTGCCATCATTCCTGTGGGCAATCAATTGGGTGTGGCCTGGGTGGAAGCGACGACCGGGGAATTGTTCGCTGCCGATTTCAGCACCAGTGCCCTGATTGATGAGATTTCCCGCCTGAATCTGGCAGAATGTCTGGTGGGCGAAGCTGACAGTAGCCGTTTACCTTCAGAACTGCTTGCCGCACTGCCCGTGGGTATTACCAAACGGCCCGACTGGACCTTTGACAACCACACCGCACGCGAAATCCTGTTCAAGCACTTTGGCGTGCTGACTGTCAGTGGGTTTGGCTTTGAAGATCAGCAACCTTGCCTTGTGGCTGCTGGTGGACTGATTCATTATCTGCAGGAAACAATGAAAGCGGAATTGACCCACATCCGCAGATTGAATCCCTACTATCACGATAAGCATTTGCGACTCGATGCGGTGACCCGTCGCAGCCTGGAGCTGACCAAAACCATCCGCGATGGGCAGAAAGATGGTTCTTTGCTGAGCGTAGTGGATCGCACGGTAACACCGATGGGTGCCCGAATGCTGCACGATGCGTTGGTGGCACCGCTGGCAGAACGACAGGAAATCGAACGCAGGCTCGATGCCGTTGCAGAACTGCTGACAGAAACAAATACCCGGCGTGAAATCCGCGATATTCTGTCCGAAGTTCCTGATATTCAACGACTTACTACAAAAGTAAGCACTGGCAGAGCAACACCAAAAGACCTGGCAGCCATTCGGCGTGCGGTGCGTCTGTTGCCCAAGTTAAAGGCGAAAATTGCGGGCAGAAAGGCCGCACCGTTGGTGGATCTGGGGAATAAGCTGGAACTATGCCCTGACCTGCGGGAACTGCTCGACCGTGCGTTAGTAGATGACCCACCTTACAATCCACGTGACGGTGGGGTGATTCGCGAAGGATTTTCCCCCACGCTGGATGAATACCGCGTCATCAATCGGGAAGGGAAACAGTGGCTGGCCAATTATCAGGCGGAAGAGATTGCCCGCACGGGAATCCCTACTTTGAAAGTAGGCTTTAACCAGGTGCATGGCTACTTCATTGAAATTACCAACACCCACGCAGCAAAGGTGCCGGACGATTTCATTCGCAGGCAGACATTAAAGAACGCAGAGCGGTACATTACGCCAAAATTAAAGGAATATGAAGAAAAGGCAGTCACCGCACAGGAGAAGTCGCTGCAACTGGAGCTGGATCTGTTTCAACAGGTGCGTGAACAGATTGCCCAGAACACAGTTCGGCTGCTGGAACTGGCCGATCTGCTGGCACTGCTCGATTTTTTCGCCGGTCTGGCAGAACTTGCCGCCAACAAACGCTACGTGCGGCCATTGTTAGTGGATGAGCCCGAATTATTAGAAATTCGTGAAGGTCGGCATCCGGTGCTGGATCAGACCCTCCCACCAGGAACACTGGTGCCCAACGATGTGGTGCTGACACCCGATACTGGGCTGTTCTGGCTGATCACTGGCCCCAACATGTCGGGAAAGTCGGTTTTCATTAAACAGGTGGCCCTGATAGTACTGCTGGCTCAGATGGGCAGTTTTGTGCCTGCAGCAGCGGCAAAAATCGGGCTGGTGGATCGTATTTTCACCCGCGTGGGTGCCAGCGATGAACTGGCGAAAGGCCACAGCACGTTTATGGTGGAAATGACCGAAGCCGCCAACATCCTGAACAATGCCACCGCATCCAGCCTGGTGATTCTGGACGAAATTGGCCGTGGCACCAGTACATACGATGGTGTGTCGCTGGCGTGGGCGATCAGCGAGCACCTGCACGATGAAATCCGCTGTCGGTGTATGTTTGCCACCCACTACCATGAATTGTCGCAGTTGGCAGAATCGCTGCACTACCTGCGGAACTACCACGTACAGGTGCAGGAACTGGACAACGACGTGGTATTTTTGCATAAGATCGCAAGTGGCAGTGCCGAAAGAAGTTACGGCGTTCACGTGGCAAAACTGGCGGGAATGCCCCCCACCGTATTAGAACGATCTCAGGTGATTCTGGAACAGTTGGAATCCCGCCACCAGTTGCCACAATCCAACGTTCGTTTCGTTGTTTCGCCGCCGGAACGAAAAAGAAAGCCGCGCAATTCTTCAGCCGCCGGACCAGGATTGTTCGATTCTTCGACGGAATGA